The genomic interval CTCTCCGGGTAGCCGTCCCACTTGTCCGCCGAGAAGGTCTGACCGGGGCCGGGCTGGTAGTCGAAGCGGGCCATCAGGACCTGTGCGGTGGTGACGTTCCACCGGGTGCCGGCGTTGGCGAGGCTTCCGGTCAGCCATGCCTCCTGCGCGGCGCCGAGCATGTCTCCCGGGGCGCGGTAACTGCGGGTGTCGGTGATGTTGAGCCGGAGCAGGTCGCCCACGGTGAGGCTGCGGTAGAGCCGGAACTGCGGGCCGGGGCGGGCGGCGGGGCGCAGCGGCAGGTGTTCGTAGTACGCCTGCCGGGCCGCGGCCAGCCGGGCGGCGAAGACGGGATCGGCGGCCTGGCCGCCACCCCAGTTCGGGGCGACCTCGTGGTCGTCCCAGGTGAGTGCCCAGGGCACCGCCGCGTGCGCCTGCTGCAACTGCGGGTCGGTCTTGTAGAGGGCGTGCCGCAGCCGGTACTGCTCCAGCGTGTGCGGCTCGGCCCGGACCGGCTCCGGCGGCAGCGCGGCGCGGGCATAGCCGGGGGTGTCCTCGGTCCCCTGCGGGGTGATCTCGCCCCCGTAGAGGTAGTCGCCGAGGTGCAGGACGAGGTCGATCTCCTCCTCGGCGATGTGCCGGTAGCCGGCGTAGTAGCCGTTCTGCCAGTCCTGACAGGAGACCACCGCGAACCGGTACGCCGAGGGTGCCGAGCCGTACCCCGGAAGCGTGCACGCCCGCCCCGCCGGACTGATCCGGCTGCCGACCCGGAACCGGTAGTGGTACGGCCGGCGCGGCGCCAGTCCGGTGACCTCGACATGCACCGAGTGCGCCCAGTCGGCGACCGCGGTCGTGGTGCCGCTGCGGACGATCCGGCGG from Plantactinospora sp. BC1 carries:
- a CDS encoding alkaline phosphatase, with the protein product MTSKLTRRGVLVAGTAAGLVAAAGRPAAASTRRVRPTVPAELFTLGVASGDPAPDGFVLWTRLAPEPLEPGGGMPPGPVRVQWQVAEDAGFRRIVRSGTTTAVADWAHSVHVEVTGLAPRRPYHYRFRVGSRISPAGRACTLPGYGSAPSAYRFAVVSCQDWQNGYYAGYRHIAEEEIDLVLHLGDYLYGGEITPQGTEDTPGYARAALPPEPVRAEPHTLEQYRLRHALYKTDPQLQQAHAAVPWALTWDDHEVAPNWGGGQAADPVFAARLAAARQAYYEHLPLRPAARPGPQFRLYRSLTVGDLLRLNITDTRSYRAPGDMLGAAQEAWLTGSLANAGTRWNVTTAQVLMARFDYQPGPGQTFSADKWDGYPESRTRLLDTIAVRGVRNPVMLSGDIHVNIFSDLRVDFDDPGSPTVATEFTGAAISSRGTTAGEEAGTRALIAAEMPHVRYFAGYDRGYLLCQLDRQRWRTDVRAVRTEGWRGQVTSPDADVRTLASYVVEDGRPGAVPL